A single Lolium perenne isolate Kyuss_39 chromosome 6, Kyuss_2.0, whole genome shotgun sequence DNA region contains:
- the LOC127306667 gene encoding protein REVEILLE 6 isoform X3, with product MVSANPPPAQLLADAAGGDDASKKVRKPYTITKSRESWTEQEHDKFLEALQLFDRDWKKIEAFVGSKTVIQIRSHAQKYFLKVQKNGTSEHVPPPRPKRKAAHPYPQKASKNELGYALKTDPSSMLRNSGMNVAVSAWTHSSIPPIVPSSLVKEDLSAGSMDPNMFCSSSNEGPPRAWQPGETTDQLNQVPPLRIMPDFAQVYSFLGSVFDPSTKGHLQKLKEMNPIDVETALLLMRNLSINLTSPDFEDQVSSYPIFL from the exons ATGGTCTCCGCGAACCcgccgccggcgcagctgctggccgACGCGGCCGGCGGCGACGACGCCAGCAAGAAGGTGCGGAAGCCCTACACCATCACCAAGTCGCGGGAGAGCTGGACGGAGCAGGAGCACGACAAGTTCCTCGAGGCGCTCCAGCT CTTTGATCGTGACTGGAAAAAGATAGAAGCCTTTGTTGGTTCGAAGACTGTAATCCAG ATAAGGAGCCATGCGCAGAAGTATTTTCTCAAGGTTCAGAAAAATGGAACCAGCGAACATGTACCACCTCCGCGACCAAAGCGCAAAGCTGCTCATCCATACCCTCAGAAGGCCTCCAAAAATG AACTAGGATACGCCCTCAAGACAGATCCATCTTCCATGCTTAGGAACTCAGGAATGAATGTGGCTGTTTCTGCATGGACCCACAGTTCCATCCCGCCAATTGTCCCCTCATCTCTGGTGAAAG AAGATTTAAGTGCCGGGTCTATGGATCCGAACATGTTTTGCTCAAGCAGTAATGAAGGCCCTCCAAGGGCATGGCAACCTGGTGAAACCACTGATCAGCTAAATCAAGTTCCACCACTCCGCA TTATGCCAGATTTTGCACAAGTATACAGCTTCTTAGGAAGCGTTTTCGATCCAAGCAcaaagggtcatttgcagaaacTTAAGGAGATGAATCCAATTGATGTTGAAACG GCACTGCTGTTGATGAGAAATCTCTCCATCAACTTGACTAGTCCCGATTTTGAAGATCAAGTAAGTAGCTAtccaa TATTTCTTTAG
- the LOC127306667 gene encoding protein REVEILLE 6 isoform X2 has product MVSANPPPAQLLADAAGGDDASKKVRKPYTITKSRESWTEQEHDKFLEALQLFDRDWKKIEAFVGSKTVIQIRSHAQKYFLKVQKNGTSEHVPPPRPKRKAAHPYPQKASKNELGYALKTDPSSMLRNSGMNVAVSAWTHSSIPPIVPSSLVKDLSAGSMDPNMFCSSSNEGPPRAWQPGETTDQLNQVPPLRIMPDFAQVYSFLGSVFDPSTKGHLQKLKEMNPIDVETALLLMRNLSINLTSPDFEDQRKLLSSYNSTSEELDLGSSRSSLLADSALSLY; this is encoded by the exons ATGGTCTCCGCGAACCcgccgccggcgcagctgctggccgACGCGGCCGGCGGCGACGACGCCAGCAAGAAGGTGCGGAAGCCCTACACCATCACCAAGTCGCGGGAGAGCTGGACGGAGCAGGAGCACGACAAGTTCCTCGAGGCGCTCCAGCT CTTTGATCGTGACTGGAAAAAGATAGAAGCCTTTGTTGGTTCGAAGACTGTAATCCAG ATAAGGAGCCATGCGCAGAAGTATTTTCTCAAGGTTCAGAAAAATGGAACCAGCGAACATGTACCACCTCCGCGACCAAAGCGCAAAGCTGCTCATCCATACCCTCAGAAGGCCTCCAAAAATG AACTAGGATACGCCCTCAAGACAGATCCATCTTCCATGCTTAGGAACTCAGGAATGAATGTGGCTGTTTCTGCATGGACCCACAGTTCCATCCCGCCAATTGTCCCCTCATCTCTGGTGAAAG ATTTAAGTGCCGGGTCTATGGATCCGAACATGTTTTGCTCAAGCAGTAATGAAGGCCCTCCAAGGGCATGGCAACCTGGTGAAACCACTGATCAGCTAAATCAAGTTCCACCACTCCGCA TTATGCCAGATTTTGCACAAGTATACAGCTTCTTAGGAAGCGTTTTCGATCCAAGCAcaaagggtcatttgcagaaacTTAAGGAGATGAATCCAATTGATGTTGAAACG GCACTGCTGTTGATGAGAAATCTCTCCATCAACTTGACTAGTCCCGATTTTGAAGATCAA AGGAAGTTACTGTCTTCGTACAATTCCACCTCTGAGGAGCTTGACCTAGGGAGCTCCAGAAGTTCTCTTCTAGCTGATAGTGCATTGAGCCTTTATTGA
- the LOC127306667 gene encoding protein REVEILLE 6 isoform X4, giving the protein MVSANPPPAQLLADAAGGDDASKKVRKPYTITKSRESWTEQEHDKFLEALQLFDRDWKKIEAFVGSKTVIQIRSHAQKYFLKVQKNGTSEHVPPPRPKRKAAHPYPQKASKNELGYALKTDPSSMLRNSGMNVAVSAWTHSSIPPIVPSSLVKEDLSAGSMDPNMFCSSSNEGPPRAWQPGETTDQLNQVPPLRIMPDFAQVYSFLGSVFDPSTKGHLQKLKEMNPIDVETALLLMRNLSINLTSPDFEDQVTSS; this is encoded by the exons ATGGTCTCCGCGAACCcgccgccggcgcagctgctggccgACGCGGCCGGCGGCGACGACGCCAGCAAGAAGGTGCGGAAGCCCTACACCATCACCAAGTCGCGGGAGAGCTGGACGGAGCAGGAGCACGACAAGTTCCTCGAGGCGCTCCAGCT CTTTGATCGTGACTGGAAAAAGATAGAAGCCTTTGTTGGTTCGAAGACTGTAATCCAG ATAAGGAGCCATGCGCAGAAGTATTTTCTCAAGGTTCAGAAAAATGGAACCAGCGAACATGTACCACCTCCGCGACCAAAGCGCAAAGCTGCTCATCCATACCCTCAGAAGGCCTCCAAAAATG AACTAGGATACGCCCTCAAGACAGATCCATCTTCCATGCTTAGGAACTCAGGAATGAATGTGGCTGTTTCTGCATGGACCCACAGTTCCATCCCGCCAATTGTCCCCTCATCTCTGGTGAAAG AAGATTTAAGTGCCGGGTCTATGGATCCGAACATGTTTTGCTCAAGCAGTAATGAAGGCCCTCCAAGGGCATGGCAACCTGGTGAAACCACTGATCAGCTAAATCAAGTTCCACCACTCCGCA TTATGCCAGATTTTGCACAAGTATACAGCTTCTTAGGAAGCGTTTTCGATCCAAGCAcaaagggtcatttgcagaaacTTAAGGAGATGAATCCAATTGATGTTGAAACG GCACTGCTGTTGATGAGAAATCTCTCCATCAACTTGACTAGTCCCGATTTTGAAGATCAA GTAACCAGTTCATGA
- the LOC127306667 gene encoding protein REVEILLE 6 isoform X1, giving the protein MVSANPPPAQLLADAAGGDDASKKVRKPYTITKSRESWTEQEHDKFLEALQLFDRDWKKIEAFVGSKTVIQIRSHAQKYFLKVQKNGTSEHVPPPRPKRKAAHPYPQKASKNELGYALKTDPSSMLRNSGMNVAVSAWTHSSIPPIVPSSLVKEDLSAGSMDPNMFCSSSNEGPPRAWQPGETTDQLNQVPPLRIMPDFAQVYSFLGSVFDPSTKGHLQKLKEMNPIDVETALLLMRNLSINLTSPDFEDQRKLLSSYNSTSEELDLGSSRSSLLADSALSLY; this is encoded by the exons ATGGTCTCCGCGAACCcgccgccggcgcagctgctggccgACGCGGCCGGCGGCGACGACGCCAGCAAGAAGGTGCGGAAGCCCTACACCATCACCAAGTCGCGGGAGAGCTGGACGGAGCAGGAGCACGACAAGTTCCTCGAGGCGCTCCAGCT CTTTGATCGTGACTGGAAAAAGATAGAAGCCTTTGTTGGTTCGAAGACTGTAATCCAG ATAAGGAGCCATGCGCAGAAGTATTTTCTCAAGGTTCAGAAAAATGGAACCAGCGAACATGTACCACCTCCGCGACCAAAGCGCAAAGCTGCTCATCCATACCCTCAGAAGGCCTCCAAAAATG AACTAGGATACGCCCTCAAGACAGATCCATCTTCCATGCTTAGGAACTCAGGAATGAATGTGGCTGTTTCTGCATGGACCCACAGTTCCATCCCGCCAATTGTCCCCTCATCTCTGGTGAAAG AAGATTTAAGTGCCGGGTCTATGGATCCGAACATGTTTTGCTCAAGCAGTAATGAAGGCCCTCCAAGGGCATGGCAACCTGGTGAAACCACTGATCAGCTAAATCAAGTTCCACCACTCCGCA TTATGCCAGATTTTGCACAAGTATACAGCTTCTTAGGAAGCGTTTTCGATCCAAGCAcaaagggtcatttgcagaaacTTAAGGAGATGAATCCAATTGATGTTGAAACG GCACTGCTGTTGATGAGAAATCTCTCCATCAACTTGACTAGTCCCGATTTTGAAGATCAA AGGAAGTTACTGTCTTCGTACAATTCCACCTCTGAGGAGCTTGACCTAGGGAGCTCCAGAAGTTCTCTTCTAGCTGATAGTGCATTGAGCCTTTATTGA